A genome region from Streptomyces sp. SAI-135 includes the following:
- a CDS encoding DUF5937 family protein, with the protein MTIVFRVPAGGAERVGFAYSPAMEAVLSLHVLVEPKHHPVQHGWVRAMRKLSPALKREIEAFSYAVRSYLPEFLFPQPTGGLADFEEELAGLRGADPELVRLEFAVPLLTPWPGGGEGRDPHVLDDPEVRRLVRERLAPESDGAMAALLLDDPRALLERFLSMLERYWQEAFEEEWARLEPELAAGVSEAGHQIEQRGLYGMLRGLWPEVRSDPQAERFWLERPHDHEVAIGPDDTFVLAPSAYVWPHVRVNCDGPWPLGLVFPVSSIVREARPRIPPTRLVGTLRALADDTRLRALRLLAERPRSTQELAPLVGVSEAALSKHLRVLADAGLLERRREGYYVLYRLASGQVAGLTPSLESFLHGDGNGDGDGEVSEPD; encoded by the coding sequence ATGACGATCGTGTTCCGGGTCCCGGCCGGTGGTGCGGAGCGGGTGGGGTTCGCCTATTCGCCGGCGATGGAGGCCGTACTGAGTCTCCATGTGCTGGTGGAGCCCAAGCACCACCCCGTCCAGCACGGCTGGGTGCGTGCGATGCGCAAGCTGTCCCCGGCCTTGAAGCGGGAGATCGAGGCGTTCTCCTACGCGGTGCGCTCCTACCTCCCCGAGTTCCTGTTTCCTCAGCCGACCGGCGGCCTGGCGGACTTCGAGGAGGAACTGGCCGGCTTGCGCGGGGCGGATCCGGAGCTGGTCCGCCTGGAGTTCGCCGTCCCTCTGCTCACGCCCTGGCCGGGCGGCGGAGAGGGCAGGGACCCGCACGTGCTGGACGATCCGGAGGTACGCCGTCTGGTACGGGAGCGCCTCGCACCCGAAAGTGACGGTGCGATGGCCGCGCTGCTCCTCGACGACCCCCGCGCGCTGCTGGAGCGGTTTTTGAGCATGCTGGAGCGCTACTGGCAGGAGGCGTTCGAGGAGGAGTGGGCACGGCTCGAGCCCGAACTCGCCGCCGGCGTCAGCGAGGCCGGACACCAGATCGAGCAGCGCGGCCTGTACGGGATGCTCCGCGGCCTGTGGCCGGAGGTGCGCAGCGATCCGCAGGCCGAACGCTTCTGGCTGGAGCGGCCGCACGATCATGAGGTCGCCATCGGACCGGACGACACGTTCGTGCTCGCCCCCAGTGCCTATGTGTGGCCGCACGTACGCGTCAACTGCGACGGCCCGTGGCCCCTCGGGCTCGTCTTCCCCGTCTCCTCGATCGTCCGGGAAGCCCGCCCGAGGATTCCGCCGACCAGGCTCGTCGGCACACTGCGCGCGCTCGCCGACGACACCCGGCTGCGCGCCCTGCGACTGCTCGCCGAACGTCCCCGCAGCACACAGGAGTTGGCCCCGCTCGTCGGCGTCAGCGAGGCCGCCCTGTCCAAGCACCTGAGGGTGCTGGCGGACGCGGGCCTGCTGGAGCGCCGACGCGAGGGCTACTACGTCCTGTACCGGCTTGCGTCCGGACAGGTGGCGGGCCTGACCCCCAGCCTGGAGAGCTTCCTGCACGGCGACGGCAACGGTGACGGTGACGGCGAGGTGTCTGAACCCGACTGA
- a CDS encoding MFS transporter — protein sequence MSVLEQVKNAPMSRAQIRTVVLCLTMNLLDGFDLLATSFVGPVIGKEWGLSSSKVGVLLSSGLAGMAFGALCVAPLADRLGRRRLTLASLVMAALGMLGASASQNFDQLLACRVLTGTAVGVMAACLPVLASESASHKRRGLVVALITTGYGLGSVSAGLLAYFFVVPFGWRFVFLVGGIATALLFVVGLRLLPESMDYLIASRPRDALAKLNRMLVAMGHPRVEELPEKTVSANAAVKSLFYRRNALRTVLIWVALTAAMTAFYFASSWTPALLLKAGLSAKQGIFGGVLFGLGGVSGAVALALLVSRLETRRLTAAYFAVAALALVLFSTTLGSLAGALVAAAFVGFFLNGSVSGLNVIVPGMYPAESRTTALGMAVAVSRLGAVFAPTLAGYLLDAGWAPESMFRFFALPALVGAVATAFLVVGERVRSKAEAPLHATAVN from the coding sequence ATGAGCGTTCTCGAGCAGGTTAAAAACGCGCCAATGAGCAGGGCGCAAATACGAACAGTAGTGCTATGCCTGACGATGAACCTGCTGGATGGGTTCGACCTCCTGGCGACTTCGTTCGTCGGACCGGTGATCGGTAAGGAGTGGGGCCTGTCCTCGTCGAAGGTAGGCGTGCTGCTCAGCAGCGGCCTGGCGGGCATGGCCTTCGGAGCACTCTGCGTCGCCCCGCTCGCTGACCGCCTCGGGCGCCGCCGCTTGACCCTCGCGAGCCTCGTGATGGCGGCGCTGGGCATGCTGGGCGCGTCCGCATCACAGAACTTCGACCAGCTGCTCGCCTGCCGGGTGCTGACCGGCACGGCAGTGGGCGTCATGGCCGCCTGCCTGCCCGTGCTCGCCTCCGAATCCGCGAGCCACAAACGCAGAGGACTGGTCGTCGCTCTGATCACGACCGGCTACGGTCTCGGCTCGGTCTCGGCCGGACTCCTGGCCTACTTCTTCGTCGTCCCGTTCGGCTGGAGATTCGTGTTCCTCGTCGGAGGCATCGCCACCGCGCTGCTCTTCGTGGTCGGCCTGCGCCTCCTGCCTGAGTCCATGGACTACCTCATCGCGAGCCGACCCCGCGACGCTCTGGCCAAACTCAACCGCATGCTGGTCGCTATGGGGCACCCCCGGGTCGAGGAGCTGCCCGAGAAGACCGTGTCGGCCAATGCCGCGGTCAAGTCTCTGTTCTACCGCCGTAACGCCCTTCGGACGGTGCTGATCTGGGTCGCCCTCACGGCTGCGATGACGGCGTTCTACTTCGCGAGTTCGTGGACACCCGCTCTGCTGCTCAAGGCTGGTCTGTCCGCGAAGCAGGGGATCTTCGGAGGCGTGCTCTTCGGCCTGGGCGGCGTCTCAGGCGCAGTGGCGCTGGCACTGCTGGTATCTCGTCTCGAGACGCGCCGGCTGACCGCTGCCTACTTCGCCGTCGCGGCACTCGCACTCGTTCTCTTCTCGACGACACTCGGGAGCCTGGCCGGTGCGCTGGTCGCTGCCGCATTCGTCGGATTCTTTCTCAACGGCTCGGTGTCGGGACTCAACGTCATCGTTCCGGGCATGTACCCGGCCGAATCCCGCACCACGGCCCTCGGCATGGCCGTCGCCGTGAGCCGACTCGGCGCCGTCTTCGCCCCGACCCTCGCAGGCTACCTGCTGGATGCCGGATGGGCTCCGGAATCCATGTTCCGGTTCTTCGCGCTACCGGCCCTGGTCGGTGCCGTCGCCACGGCTTTCCTCGTGGTCGGAGAGCGAGTCCGTAGCAAAGCGGAAGCCCCGCTGCATGCGACGGCGGTGAACTAA
- a CDS encoding TetR/AcrR family transcriptional regulator — MPDHRSAHGRRVTERKGDVRERAILDTCEELLASKGYDAMTIGDVAQGAGISRGALYFYFGSKQEVVTALVARTVEHLWERSRATAQTDDPRQAIAAAMHRTVELWNEHGLVMRTAIDLSLTVTEIGELWNHTADLFIAAITAVLERAGVQAGTAPDQASAMARALCWMIERTFYHASQESREKLQEASATCEHIWLISAGLIT, encoded by the coding sequence ATGCCCGACCACCGTTCCGCGCACGGCCGTCGCGTCACCGAGCGCAAGGGAGACGTCCGAGAGCGGGCCATCCTCGACACCTGCGAGGAATTGCTGGCGAGCAAGGGCTACGACGCCATGACCATCGGCGATGTGGCCCAGGGTGCCGGCATCTCACGCGGTGCCCTGTATTTCTATTTCGGCTCCAAGCAAGAAGTGGTCACGGCACTCGTGGCCCGGACCGTCGAGCACCTTTGGGAACGGTCCCGTGCCACCGCGCAGACGGACGATCCGCGTCAGGCCATTGCCGCAGCCATGCACCGCACGGTCGAGCTGTGGAACGAACACGGCCTGGTCATGCGTACGGCGATCGACCTGTCGTTGACCGTTACGGAAATCGGCGAGCTGTGGAACCACACGGCTGATCTGTTCATCGCGGCCATCACCGCAGTCCTCGAACGTGCCGGAGTCCAGGCCGGCACCGCACCGGACCAGGCCTCGGCGATGGCACGTGCCCTGTGCTGGATGATCGAGCGGACCTTCTACCACGCCTCGCAGGAATCCCGGGAAAAGCTCCAGGAGGCGTCGGCGACGTGCGAACACATCTGGCTGATCAGCGCCGGACTGATCACCTGA
- a CDS encoding organic hydroperoxide resistance protein, whose amino-acid sequence MTDIVYAGVATSTSEGRAGGRVQTDDGLLDLTLAVPKEMGGPGGATNPEQLFAAGWSACFHSALKAVAAQQKVELASSTVIAEVSVEKTPEGGFGLSATLHIDLAGVEQAVADQLSEAAHAICPYSNATRGNVPVELDVTVA is encoded by the coding sequence ATGACAGACATCGTGTACGCGGGCGTTGCCACTTCCACCAGCGAAGGCCGAGCCGGAGGCCGGGTTCAGACCGACGACGGCCTCCTCGACCTCACCCTGGCGGTCCCGAAGGAGATGGGCGGCCCTGGGGGCGCCACCAACCCCGAGCAGCTCTTCGCCGCCGGGTGGTCCGCCTGCTTCCACTCCGCCCTCAAGGCTGTAGCCGCCCAGCAGAAGGTCGAGCTGGCCTCCTCGACCGTCATCGCCGAGGTGAGCGTCGAGAAGACTCCGGAAGGTGGCTTCGGCCTGAGCGCCACCCTGCACATCGACCTGGCCGGCGTCGAGCAGGCAGTGGCAGACCAGCTGTCCGAAGCAGCTCACGCGATCTGCCCCTACTCCAACGCGACACGCGGCAACGTGCCTGTCGAGCTCGACGTCACCGTTGCCTGA
- a CDS encoding oxidoreductase, translated as MEKQNWLITGVSTGLGRAFAQAALTAGHTVVGTVRSEKDLRAFEELSPGHSHGRILDVTDDKAVHSVVAEVERSVGPLDVVVANVGYGLEGTFEETPLAEVRRQFEVNVFGAVATLQAALPHMRRRRRGHLMAVTSMGGLMTVPGLSAYHGSKFALEGILETLGKEVAQFGIHVTAIEPGSFRTDWAGRSMTRVARTVDDYDELFIPVREAREKASGNQLGNPAKAGEAVVHIASVEQPPAHLVLGSDALRLITAARTAVDEDIRAWEALSRTTDFAEGAQL; from the coding sequence ATGGAGAAGCAGAACTGGCTCATCACCGGAGTCAGCACGGGTCTGGGACGCGCTTTCGCGCAAGCCGCCCTGACCGCCGGGCACACCGTCGTCGGCACCGTCCGGTCTGAGAAGGACCTGCGGGCCTTCGAAGAGCTCAGCCCCGGGCATTCTCACGGCCGCATCCTGGACGTGACGGACGATAAGGCTGTCCACAGTGTGGTCGCGGAGGTCGAGCGGAGCGTCGGCCCCCTCGACGTCGTCGTCGCCAATGTCGGCTACGGCCTGGAGGGGACTTTCGAGGAAACTCCGTTGGCCGAGGTGCGGCGGCAGTTCGAGGTCAATGTGTTCGGAGCGGTGGCCACCCTGCAGGCGGCGCTGCCTCACATGCGGCGCCGTCGCCGCGGACATCTGATGGCCGTCACGTCCATGGGCGGCCTCATGACCGTGCCCGGTCTGTCCGCCTACCACGGCAGTAAGTTCGCCCTGGAGGGCATCCTGGAAACCCTGGGCAAGGAAGTCGCGCAGTTCGGAATCCATGTGACGGCGATCGAGCCCGGGTCCTTCCGCACCGACTGGGCCGGACGGTCCATGACACGCGTCGCGCGGACCGTCGACGACTACGACGAGCTGTTCATCCCTGTCCGCGAGGCGCGCGAGAAGGCCAGCGGGAACCAGTTGGGCAATCCGGCCAAGGCTGGGGAGGCGGTCGTGCACATCGCCTCGGTCGAGCAGCCTCCGGCCCACCTCGTCCTGGGCTCGGACGCGCTGCGGCTGATCACCGCCGCACGCACGGCCGTGGACGAGGACATCCGGGCGTGGGAGGCGCTCTCCCGTACGACCGACTTCGCCGAGGGGGCTCAGCTCTGA
- a CDS encoding IS5 family transposase (programmed frameshift) has product MRKRDPQPWLVDDELWARIEPLLPVRQRRHRYPGRKALDDRAVLCGILFVLYTGIRWEWLPAELGFGSGMTCWRRLRDWNNAGVWQRLHKVLLAELRAADRLDMSRAVIDSPHPGPQGRPKTGRSPVDRGRSGSKHHLICDATGIPLAVALTGGNRNDITQLVPLLEAIPPIRGKRGRPRQRPKEIYADRGYDHDCYRRQVWAKGIKPVIARRGTDHGSGLGTKRWIVEQTIALLHWFGRLRIRWEFRDDIHEAFLKLACSLICWRRLRTAFR; this is encoded by the exons GTGAGGAAGCGCGATCCCCAACCGTGGCTGGTGGATGATGAGTTGTGGGCGCGGATCGAGCCGCTGCTACCGGTCCGGCAGCGCCGACACCGGTACCCGGGCAGGAAGGCGCTGGATGACCGCGCTGTGCTGTGCGGGATCTTGTTCGTCCTCTACACCGGCATCCGCTGGGAGTGGCTGCCCGCCGAGCTGGGCTTTGGCTCGGGAATGACCTGCTGGCGACGCCTGCGGGACTGGAACAACGCCGGGGTCTGGCAGCGGCTGCACAAGGTGCTGCTGGCGGAACTGCGGGCAGCGGACCGCCTGGACATGTCGAGGGCGGTGATCGACAGT CCACATCCGGGCCCTCAAGGGCGGCCCAAAACCGGCCGGAGCCCGGTCGACCGCGGCCGGTCGGGCTCCAAACACCACCTGATCTGCGATGCCACCGGCATCCCACTTGCGGTGGCGCTGACCGGCGGCAACCGCAACGACATCACCCAGCTCGTGCCGCTGCTGGAGGCGATACCGCCCATCCGCGGCAAACGCGGCAGGCCCCGTCAGCGGCCCAAAGAGATCTACGCCGACCGTGGGTACGACCACGACTGCTACCGCCGCCAGGTCTGGGCGAAAGGCATCAAGCCCGTCATCGCCCGCCGCGGCACAGACCACGGCTCGGGCCTGGGCACGAAGCGGTGGATCGTGGAGCAGACGATCGCGCTGCTGCACTGGTTCGGCCGCCTGCGCATCCGCTGGGAGTTCCGCGACGACATCCACGAGGCGTTCCTCAAGCTCGCCTGCTCGCTGATCTGCTGGCGCCGCCTGCGAACCGCATTCCGTTAG
- a CDS encoding winged helix-turn-helix domain-containing protein, producing MAYHPSPSVAGSSLPPLSRPQLAEARRVRAVELFEGGVSNAEIARAVGVCAESVRRWRRVWEQDGASGLRRRAATGRPPKLDDAQVEMVRAALEEGAQAHGFEADLWTLERVGAVVTRTTGVVLSRASVWRLLTGRLGWSLQRPERRAVERDESEIARWIAHEWPRIKRGP from the coding sequence GTGGCTTATCACCCTTCCCCTTCGGTTGCCGGCTCCTCCCTTCCTCCTTTGTCGCGGCCTCAGTTGGCGGAGGCGCGTCGTGTTCGGGCAGTCGAGTTGTTCGAGGGCGGCGTCTCGAATGCGGAGATCGCGAGGGCGGTGGGGGTGTGTGCCGAGAGTGTGCGGCGTTGGCGGCGGGTGTGGGAGCAAGACGGTGCTTCGGGCCTGCGCAGACGGGCAGCCACCGGACGGCCACCCAAGCTGGACGACGCCCAGGTCGAGATGGTCCGGGCTGCGTTGGAGGAAGGTGCCCAGGCTCATGGTTTCGAGGCCGACCTGTGGACCCTGGAACGAGTCGGCGCGGTCGTCACCCGGACAACGGGGGTGGTGTTGTCGAGGGCGTCGGTGTGGCGGCTGCTGACCGGCCGGCTCGGATGGAGCCTGCAACGGCCCGAGCGGCGGGCGGTCGAGCGGGACGAGTCGGAGATCGCCCGCTGGATCGCGCACGAGTGGCCGCGCATCAAAAGGGGGCCGTGA
- a CDS encoding SpoIIE family protein phosphatase — MEDGVSASAGSHVGPAGLGTPLAVTDTEGRVVAWSTGAALLVGLDSAEAVGRPVGDVLGTQPRWLSGSADWHGTLEIRREQGASQQVPIWASRLAGGVGQEPLWLLAKEPGEAFPAGQTLVNWLLTGCPVAVAIYDADLRCVLQNEATWHLLGVPHEEQAGQGLSAALTGAGVTEWEARMQRVLETGRPEVDFLLLGRTLSDARHERRFTASASPLCGRADQVVGVCVTVTDSTEQRSAQERLALLNEASIRIGRTLDVTRTGQELADLAVPRLADFVCVDLVDALLSGEEPPPGPAAGAVLRRVANRSIHEGTPEAVIAVGDVDFYAANSAQAHCLATRRSALYRTESEAAWVREDPQRLAKVAEYGFHSWMTVPVDARGTTLGVAMFLRSRNPVSFDEEDLSLAEEVVARAAVCLDNARRFTRERTAALTLQRSLLPQRLPEQSAVQAAFRYLPGSPEFGVGGDWIDVIPLSGARVALVVGDVVGHGLQASATMGRLRTAVRTLADVDLAPDELLTHLDDIVIRLASESAADADGVAASEIGATCLYAVYDPVTGRCSLARAGHPLPAVVRPDGTAALLDLPAGPPLGLGGLPFESTEVELPEGSLLALYTDGLIESRQQDVDIGLERLLGELSGAKASPDALCDQVVAALLPSHRTDDAALLLARVQRLDAAQVATWDVPADPAAVSGTRAHVVRQLSDWGCETAGFVTELVVSELVTNAIRYGSAPIQLRLIRDRTLICEVIDGSSTAPHLRRARAFDEGGRGLMLVAQLTQRWGTQQTRDGKVIWCEQALPADM, encoded by the coding sequence ATGGAAGATGGTGTCTCCGCCTCCGCAGGATCGCATGTGGGCCCCGCGGGGCTGGGCACGCCACTGGCAGTGACGGACACTGAGGGCCGTGTCGTGGCTTGGAGCACCGGCGCGGCGCTGCTGGTCGGCCTCGATTCCGCAGAAGCAGTCGGCCGCCCGGTTGGCGACGTGCTGGGAACGCAGCCCCGATGGCTGTCGGGCTCAGCGGATTGGCACGGCACGCTTGAGATCCGGCGCGAGCAAGGGGCCAGTCAGCAGGTGCCCATATGGGCTTCTCGCCTGGCCGGGGGCGTCGGCCAGGAACCGCTGTGGCTGCTGGCCAAGGAGCCTGGGGAGGCGTTTCCGGCAGGCCAGACGCTGGTGAACTGGCTTCTGACCGGGTGCCCGGTCGCGGTGGCGATCTACGACGCCGACTTGCGCTGTGTATTGCAGAACGAGGCGACGTGGCATCTGCTGGGCGTGCCCCACGAGGAGCAAGCAGGTCAGGGCTTGTCCGCAGCTCTGACCGGTGCCGGCGTCACGGAGTGGGAAGCGCGGATGCAGCGGGTGCTGGAGACAGGACGGCCGGAGGTTGATTTCCTTCTCCTGGGCAGGACCCTGTCCGATGCCCGTCATGAGCGGCGCTTCACCGCTTCGGCTTCTCCGCTGTGCGGCCGAGCCGACCAGGTGGTCGGCGTATGCGTTACGGTCACCGACTCCACCGAGCAGCGCAGCGCCCAGGAGCGACTGGCGCTGCTGAACGAGGCCAGCATTCGCATCGGCCGCACCTTGGATGTCACGCGCACCGGTCAGGAACTGGCCGATCTGGCGGTTCCCCGGCTCGCCGACTTCGTATGTGTCGACCTGGTGGACGCGCTCCTCAGCGGAGAGGAGCCCCCGCCGGGCCCGGCCGCCGGAGCCGTGCTGCGCCGGGTAGCGAACCGGTCCATTCACGAAGGCACACCGGAAGCCGTGATCGCCGTAGGCGATGTGGACTTCTACGCGGCGAACTCGGCACAGGCCCATTGCCTGGCCACCCGTCGTTCCGCACTGTATCGGACCGAGAGTGAGGCGGCCTGGGTGAGGGAGGATCCCCAGCGCCTGGCCAAGGTTGCGGAGTACGGATTCCATTCCTGGATGACTGTGCCCGTGGACGCCCGTGGCACGACGCTGGGCGTGGCGATGTTCCTCCGATCGCGGAATCCCGTGTCCTTCGATGAGGAGGACCTGTCCCTGGCGGAAGAAGTGGTGGCGCGTGCCGCAGTCTGCCTGGACAACGCCCGCCGTTTCACGCGCGAGCGCACGGCGGCCCTGACATTGCAGCGGAGCCTGCTGCCTCAACGGCTGCCGGAGCAGTCCGCGGTGCAAGCTGCCTTTCGTTACCTCCCCGGCTCACCCGAGTTCGGTGTGGGCGGCGACTGGATCGACGTGATTCCCCTGTCCGGGGCGCGGGTGGCGCTCGTCGTCGGCGATGTAGTGGGTCACGGTCTCCAGGCCTCGGCGACCATGGGCCGGTTGCGCACCGCGGTGCGCACCCTCGCCGACGTCGACCTGGCTCCGGACGAACTGCTGACCCATTTGGACGACATCGTCATCCGACTGGCCTCCGAGTCCGCGGCGGATGCGGACGGAGTCGCGGCGAGCGAGATCGGAGCCACGTGTCTTTACGCCGTCTACGATCCGGTAACGGGTCGCTGCTCCCTCGCTCGTGCGGGCCACCCTCTCCCTGCGGTGGTGCGGCCTGACGGCACCGCCGCTCTCTTGGACCTTCCTGCCGGCCCTCCACTCGGACTGGGCGGACTGCCCTTTGAGTCGACCGAGGTGGAGCTGCCGGAGGGCAGCCTCCTCGCGCTCTACACCGACGGTCTGATCGAATCCCGCCAGCAGGACGTGGACATAGGGCTTGAGCGACTGTTGGGCGAGTTGTCAGGCGCGAAGGCCTCGCCCGATGCCCTGTGCGACCAGGTCGTCGCAGCCCTGCTGCCGAGCCACCGAACCGATGACGCCGCATTGCTGCTGGCGAGAGTCCAGCGCCTCGACGCCGCCCAGGTCGCGACCTGGGATGTACCCGCAGACCCCGCAGCGGTCTCCGGAACCCGCGCACACGTGGTCCGTCAATTGAGCGACTGGGGCTGTGAGACGGCCGGGTTCGTCACCGAGTTGGTGGTCAGCGAGCTGGTCACGAACGCCATCCGGTACGGCAGCGCCCCAATCCAGCTCAGGCTCATCCGCGACCGAACACTGATCTGCGAGGTGATCGACGGCAGCAGTACAGCGCCGCATCTGCGGCGCGCTCGTGCGTTCGACGAGGGCGGCCGCGGACTGATGCTCGTTGCCCAACTCACCCAGCGCTGGGGCACACAGCAGACACGGGACGGCAAGGTCATCTGGTGTGAGCAGGCGCTGCCCGCCGACATGTGA
- a CDS encoding fumarylacetoacetate hydrolase family protein: protein MSGTTPSVSASSPTVRKVADLLADAAASGKPCPPVRSLIAAGDIGTAYAVQRLNTERRLTEGHRLVGRKIGLTSEAVQRQLGVDQPDFGALLSDMTVPQDGQVPFGRLLQPKVEAEVALVLNADVPNADCTIDDVIAATEYAVPALEIVDSRIADWDITFVDTVADNASSGLYVLGEQRVRLDDVDLVAVSMSMSKNGGVASEGTGAACLGSPLNAALWLARTLAELGDPLKAGDVLLTGALGPMVAATPGDVFAASISQLGNVSVRFAPEPAGEGGNDER, encoded by the coding sequence ATGTCCGGCACCACCCCTTCTGTCTCCGCATCCTCCCCCACCGTTCGGAAGGTCGCGGACCTCCTGGCGGACGCTGCCGCGAGCGGGAAGCCGTGTCCCCCGGTCCGAAGCCTGATCGCCGCAGGAGACATCGGCACCGCTTATGCCGTCCAGCGGCTGAACACTGAGCGGCGGCTCACCGAGGGACACCGACTCGTCGGACGCAAGATCGGTCTCACGTCAGAGGCCGTACAGCGCCAACTCGGCGTCGATCAACCCGACTTCGGCGCCCTGCTCTCCGACATGACGGTTCCTCAGGACGGCCAGGTTCCCTTCGGCCGACTGCTGCAGCCCAAGGTAGAAGCGGAGGTCGCACTCGTCCTGAACGCCGATGTCCCGAACGCCGACTGCACGATCGACGACGTGATCGCCGCCACCGAGTACGCGGTACCTGCTCTCGAGATCGTGGACAGCCGCATCGCCGACTGGGACATCACCTTCGTCGACACGGTCGCGGACAATGCGTCTTCCGGCCTCTACGTTCTCGGCGAACAGCGCGTCCGCCTCGACGACGTGGATCTGGTCGCCGTCTCCATGAGCATGTCGAAAAACGGCGGCGTGGCCTCCGAGGGCACCGGCGCCGCCTGCCTCGGCAGCCCGCTGAACGCCGCGCTCTGGCTGGCCCGCACGCTGGCCGAACTGGGTGATCCGCTGAAAGCCGGGGACGTGCTCCTGACGGGTGCGCTGGGCCCGATGGTCGCCGCCACCCCGGGTGACGTCTTCGCCGCCTCGATCTCACAGCTGGGCAATGTGTCCGTCCGGTTCGCTCCGGAACCTGCCGGCGAAGGCGGAAACGATGAGCGGTGA
- a CDS encoding transposase codes for MNTRAWIVFLDESGVSLLPQIRRTYSPRGRTPILRHRLNWKRASMAGTLGYHSTDPERGARLCFHLKPGSYDTAGLIEVLEQVKVFYRGERVVLVWDGLSAHWSRPMRAWAAGQDWLTLERLPAYAPELNPVELLWSSLKKRELANLAGDHLADVADATEQGIHRINANPRLPWSFLAHTGLTIRPPHPPNLRKDQ; via the coding sequence GTGAACACACGTGCCTGGATCGTCTTCCTCGACGAATCAGGCGTCTCCCTGCTCCCTCAGATCCGCCGCACCTACTCGCCCCGAGGGCGGACTCCGATCCTGCGGCACCGGCTGAACTGGAAGCGCGCGTCGATGGCCGGAACCCTGGGCTACCACTCCACCGACCCCGAACGCGGCGCCCGCCTGTGCTTCCACCTCAAGCCCGGCAGCTACGACACCGCAGGGCTCATCGAGGTCCTGGAACAGGTGAAGGTGTTCTACCGCGGCGAGCGGGTGGTCCTGGTCTGGGACGGCCTGTCCGCCCACTGGAGCCGGCCGATGCGGGCCTGGGCCGCCGGACAGGACTGGCTCACCCTGGAACGATTACCCGCCTACGCTCCCGAACTGAACCCGGTGGAACTGCTGTGGTCCTCGCTCAAGAAGCGTGAACTCGCCAACCTCGCCGGCGACCACCTCGCCGATGTCGCCGACGCCACCGAGCAAGGCATCCACCGCATCAACGCCAACCCCCGACTGCCATGGTCATTCCTCGCCCATACCGGCCTGACCATCCGCCCACCACACCCACCGAACTTACGAAAAGATCAGTAA